The DNA segment TGACCGTTCCGCCTACAACCCGGTGCGCTTGCTGCGCAGCCTTCGAGCCTTCCGTCATAACCCGCTATTCAGCCCAGCAGCAATTGCGCGCTTTCGCTCCTACACCCGCGCCGGATTTCATCCCGACGACTGGGACAGCGCAGAAATCCTCGAACGCTGGACCAAGGAACTCTTCGACGCCGATGGTGGCCAGCAAGTGCGTAGTGGCGTCTAGCTCGACCAGAGCCCGGCACAGTTCAAAGTCGGCCTTAACCGAAGAACACTTCATGGGCTCCGCTTCGCGCGCTGTGAAGTCAAGATCGGTTCTGACTACTGGCCGATCGATGGTGCTCGACCAACGTCGCGACCTACAGGAGGTTCCGGCCGAGGAACTCGGTGACGGCGCAGCCGAAGGCGTCGTTGTCGTCGCCGGCGATCATGTGTCCGGTGCCGGATACGTCGACGGTCTCGGCGTGGGGAACCAGTTGCTTGAACTCGTCGACGGTGGCTTGGGAGACCACGTCGGACAAGAGGCCCCTTACGAGAAGTGTTGGGGCATTGACCCGTCGGGCTCCGTCGATCAGCAGGTGGCTGATTGCGTCGAATTGCTCCGTTCCCGTGGTCGATTCGTCGCGGAGAAAGTCGAAGTTGGAGTGAATGAATGCCGGGTCCCACCGCCAGATCCAGCGGCCGTCGTGACGCTGCCGTAGCACCTTGCGCAGGCCGTCGACGTTGGCCGGGCGCGAGCGATGGGGGTTGTACGCGGCGATCACCTCTGCGGCGTCAGAGAGGGTGCTAAAGCCATCGGGATGTGCGGCCATGAACGTCACCACGCGACGGGCGCCCTGGAATTCAAGTCGCGGGGTGACGTCGACCAGGACGACCGCCGCCCACGACGCCCCGGATGTCAACAGATGCGTGCCGAGCACGGTCATGCCCCCAAGGGATGCACCTACGACCGCAGGGGCGGTATAGGCGCTGAAGTGCTCGCGCACGGCGAGAAGATCGGTCGCGAGTCGCTCGATGTCGTACCTGCCGGCTGGGTCCCAGTCGCTGTCGCCGTGACCGCGGGTGTCGTAGGCGACGACTGTGTATCCGCATGCGTGGAGGCGACGCGCTGAAGTGCTCCACGCGTGCCGGTTCTGGCCGCCGCCGTGCAGGAGCAGCACGACGGGACGGGCGTCATCGTGGCCGTAGCAGTCCGCAGCCAGGGCGATCCCGTCCTGGGTTCGGACCCGATGCTGCACGGCGGAGGTCATGACACCTTCCTGGCGAGATCGTCGTCCGCCCGAAGCGTGGGCCCGGCAGCAAGCGCCTTCATAGTGCGTTGCCCGCGGCGTTCACGATCGTGACCGTGCCCTGGGCTACGCAGACGGCTTTGTCGCCGTTGCTAATGTCGATGCGCGCCACTCCACTGCGCTTGCCCAGCGACACGATGTCGGTGACGGCGACACACACACCGGTGGACACGGGTCGCAGCAGGTTTAGCTTGAATTCGGTGGTGGCGACCCATGATCCGGCCGGAATGACGGGGTAGAACACGACTCCGAGACAGTGGTCGACCATCGCCGATAGACATCCGCCGTGCAGGGTGCCGAAGGGTGTGAGCAGTTCGGCACGGGTTTCCATCTCTGCCACCAGCCGACCGGCGGCGAGTTCGGTGTGCCGAAAGCTCAGAAACCTCGACAGTCCACCTGCTGTGTTCGGCGATCTGAGCAGCTGGTCGGCGATCTGCTCATCGAAGTGCGCGAATGTCACTGCCACCACCATGCCCCTTTCTCCTGTCCGGTCATGGGTCGATCACCGTTCGAGCCCGCGAATCGTTTGAGCATGTCGCCGAATGCGCCGAGGTCGCCGTGCGCGGCGGAGTGCTCGATATCGACGGCGATGAAGAACCTGGCCGCGCGGTGATGCACACGACGCGTCGTCGAGGAGGGGCACGGGCTAGACCGGTGTGGTCCAAGTGATGGGCAGCGATGTGTAGCCGCGGATCGGTCCGGACCGCAGCCGCCGCGCCGATTCAAGATCGACCTCCCAGTCGGGCACCTTGTCCAACAGAGCATCCAGAGCGATGCGGGCCTCCATCCGCGCCAGTGCCGCGCCCAGACAGAAGTGGATGCCGCGACCGAAGGCGACCTGGTGCTCACTGGTGCGCTCGATGTCGAACACGTCAGGATCGGGGAAGGCGCGCTCGTCGCGGTTGGCCGACCCGAACAGCAGCAGCACCTTCTCACCTTGACGCATGGTCGTGTCGTGCAGTGTGACGTCGCGGGTCAGGGTTCGTGAAAGTCCCTGTGCCGGTGAGTCGTAGCGCAGCAACTCCTCAACTGCCGGCCCCAATAGTGTTCGATCGGCGGCCAGGCGTCGGCGGGTCTGCCGATGCTGGGCCAGCACGACCGCGGAGTTCCCCAGCAGATTGGTGGTGGTCTCGTAGCCCGCGACGAGCAGCAGCGCGCAGAAGCCGAGGACTTCCTCGTCGGTCAGTCTGATCCCGTCGACTGTGGCGTTCGCCAACGCCGACATCATGTCCTCGCGGGGGGTTTGGCGGCGGTCGGCGAGGAAGTCGGTGAAGTAGGCGTAGATCGAGGTGGCGGCGGTCAGTGCGTCGGTGGTTTGTCCGTGGTTGACGTCGACCTGGACCAGTTGGCTCGACCACAATCGGAACTGATCACGATCGGTGGCGGGAATGCCCAGTAGATCGGCGATCACCGCGGCGGGCAGGATCGCGGCGAAGTCGGTCACGAAGTCCGCCGAACCAGAGCCCTCGTCGAGGCGCTCGAACAACTCCGCGGCCATCTGTGTGATGGCGCCCTG comes from the Mycolicibacterium litorale genome and includes:
- a CDS encoding alpha/beta fold hydrolase, with product MTSAVQHRVRTQDGIALAADCYGHDDARPVVLLLHGGGQNRHAWSTSARRLHACGYTVVAYDTRGHGDSDWDPAGRYDIERLATDLLAVREHFSAYTAPAVVGASLGGMTVLGTHLLTSGASWAAVVLVDVTPRLEFQGARRVVTFMAAHPDGFSTLSDAAEVIAAYNPHRSRPANVDGLRKVLRQRHDGRWIWRWDPAFIHSNFDFLRDESTTGTEQFDAISHLLIDGARRVNAPTLLVRGLLSDVVSQATVDEFKQLVPHAETVDVSGTGHMIAGDDNDAFGCAVTEFLGRNLL
- a CDS encoding PaaI family thioesterase, encoding MVVAVTFAHFDEQIADQLLRSPNTAGGLSRFLSFRHTELAAGRLVAEMETRAELLTPFGTLHGGCLSAMVDHCLGVVFYPVIPAGSWVATTEFKLNLLRPVSTGVCVAVTDIVSLGKRSGVARIDISNGDKAVCVAQGTVTIVNAAGNAL
- a CDS encoding cytochrome P450, which encodes MVSVQIRYDPFDASILNDPYPTYRSLRDTAPVYRAEESHTWVLSRHADVQAAALDHGTYSSVDGIFPTPPGSDFIGSFLPMMIVMDPPRHDQLRALVSRAFTPRRVAGLQGAITQMAAELFERLDEGSGSADFVTDFAAILPAAVIADLLGIPATDRDQFRLWSSQLVQVDVNHGQTTDALTAATSIYAYFTDFLADRRQTPREDMMSALANATVDGIRLTDEEVLGFCALLLVAGYETTTNLLGNSAVVLAQHRQTRRRLAADRTLLGPAVEELLRYDSPAQGLSRTLTRDVTLHDTTMRQGEKVLLLFGSANRDERAFPDPDVFDIERTSEHQVAFGRGIHFCLGAALARMEARIALDALLDKVPDWEVDLESARRLRSGPIRGYTSLPITWTTPV